Proteins encoded within one genomic window of Ferrimicrobium sp.:
- the cobI gene encoding precorrin-2 C(20)-methyltransferase produces the protein MTKIYGVGLGPGDPGLVTLAALRAITSAQLILAPSSQPRTIGRAERIVRDLLPDREVVSVPMPMTGGTTGITQREDATRTLIRDLRPRLMNTTVAFVTLGDPLIYSTFSLFVASLHHEQVPIVVEVIPGIPAFGQLASLTTTNLVDNDERLHLVPATGGLDHVARLLEDRESVLVLYKLSANFAAIRAMIIRAGRLEGTMVGMELGTERVQVLALSEAPEVVGYFATIIVPVQRRQG, from the coding sequence ATGACGAAGATCTATGGGGTGGGGCTCGGACCGGGTGACCCTGGATTGGTGACGCTCGCGGCGCTGCGGGCCATCACCAGTGCCCAACTCATTCTCGCTCCTTCGAGCCAGCCCCGAACGATAGGCCGTGCGGAAAGGATCGTCCGTGATCTGTTGCCCGACCGAGAGGTGGTCTCGGTGCCAATGCCGATGACGGGTGGCACCACCGGCATCACACAGCGGGAGGATGCCACGCGCACATTGATCCGCGATTTGCGCCCAAGGCTCATGAATACGACGGTTGCCTTTGTTACGCTTGGTGATCCACTAATCTACTCGACGTTCTCGCTCTTTGTGGCGTCGCTTCACCATGAGCAGGTGCCAATCGTAGTGGAAGTGATCCCGGGGATCCCCGCCTTTGGCCAGTTGGCGAGTCTGACGACGACCAACCTGGTTGACAACGACGAACGTCTCCATTTGGTACCAGCGACTGGGGGACTCGATCATGTTGCACGCTTGCTTGAGGACCGGGAGTCTGTGCTTGTCCTCTACAAGCTGTCCGCCAACTTCGCGGCGATCCGGGCCATGATTATCCGAGCTGGCCGGCTGGAGGGAACCATGGTAGGGATGGAGTTAGGCACTGAGCGCGTACAGGTTCTCGCGCTTAGTGAAGCTCCAGAGGTCGTGGGGTACTTTGCAACCATTATCGTCCCCGTCCAAAGGAGGCAAGGATGA
- a CDS encoding adenosylcobinamide-GDP ribazoletransferase, with protein sequence MGRVSQGTRGAIAFMTLLPLGGSLNAVSLVVIPLTGLIVGSVAFVGFWLGDRSGSALVGAVVALIVDAALTRGLHYDAVADTADGLAGFVTRERRLAIMDEPTVGAFAVVALVVVVLVRVAAWSSITFPAFVIGFFVLSRALMALAMMWFPLAKESSMAQVFASQRRRWIIWALIAEALIAIVVTALLATSLVAIAIVFGAGCGFGVLALAVRRLGGITGDVVGAVGLVAESGMLLATAVMRVHG encoded by the coding sequence ATGGGTCGTGTGTCCCAAGGAACACGGGGGGCTATCGCCTTCATGACCCTGTTGCCTCTCGGAGGTTCGCTCAACGCGGTCAGCCTCGTGGTGATTCCGCTGACGGGGTTGATCGTCGGTAGTGTGGCCTTTGTGGGGTTCTGGCTCGGTGACCGATCGGGCTCAGCGTTGGTTGGTGCAGTGGTGGCACTCATCGTCGATGCGGCGCTGACGAGGGGGTTGCACTACGATGCGGTAGCCGACACCGCTGATGGCCTCGCCGGTTTTGTAACGAGGGAACGCCGCCTCGCCATTATGGATGAGCCGACGGTAGGTGCTTTTGCCGTGGTAGCGCTCGTGGTGGTGGTGTTGGTGCGGGTCGCCGCCTGGTCATCGATCACCTTTCCAGCCTTTGTGATCGGATTCTTTGTGCTCAGCCGCGCGTTGATGGCGCTCGCCATGATGTGGTTCCCGCTCGCTAAGGAGAGTTCTATGGCGCAGGTCTTCGCGAGCCAACGGCGGCGTTGGATCATCTGGGCGCTCATCGCTGAGGCGCTCATCGCTATCGTTGTCACAGCACTACTCGCCACGTCGCTGGTGGCGATTGCGATCGTGTTCGGCGCGGGGTGCGGGTTCGGTGTTCTTGCCCTTGCTGTTCGACGCCTTGGAGGAATCACCGGTGATGTGGTCGGTGCAGTGGGTCTGGTCGCCGAATCGGGCATGCTTCTCGCGACAGCGGTGATGCGGGTGCATGGCTAG
- a CDS encoding S53 family peptidase encodes MMQRKQAKGGPVTACGRFFLASLLGIGLILLPHAHPAMELINQRGASGTMTVQFDVVLKPRDQRQLFAAAWLRSQQPPGSYLTPAQFGQRYAPTPAKQDLVSDYFQDYGLVTGAPWAGGLVMPVAGTVADASAALGVAFDQVHLSGGRSVVVADAYPKLPEAIDDLVDGVTGLFANGYFPVTPKGARANRSLTCSGLSQKNTPSGGFSPAVVAKYYHLSRSRLPHPVTVGIAEFGSVTPSLDQSIIRFARCLREPVHLATVAVDGGSDNTSYAHLEEVALDVETLIAYAPGAHLLVYTASAGDADALYLRMVSQDRASILLTTWGSCESDTPPQQLTIEELAFAQATLQGQTVVAASGDDGSSDCLATRGGDGLSVDDPASQPMVTAVGGEQFTTPLGPAARPWVWNDQTYAGASGGGVSHVFVEPPYQRGVYAGVRGVHQLCHLSAGCRLVPDVAMIAVGGEIDVPRGGWTLLGGTSLAASVFAAGLAEVEAHASARLGLINPWLYRLSNHGWVFTPVHRGGNDFRHLHPGRFLAGGHFSLATGLGTPNFALLTRALADWRDGRSGDAADWVRTSATLHLREVSGRF; translated from the coding sequence ATGATGCAGAGGAAACAGGCCAAGGGCGGACCGGTCACGGCTTGCGGGCGGTTCTTTCTTGCCTCCTTGCTCGGCATCGGCCTCATCCTCCTTCCCCATGCACATCCTGCGATGGAATTGATCAACCAACGGGGAGCTTCTGGGACGATGACGGTACAGTTCGACGTCGTACTCAAACCGCGGGATCAACGTCAGCTCTTCGCCGCTGCCTGGCTCCGCTCGCAGCAGCCACCAGGAAGCTACCTTACCCCTGCGCAATTTGGTCAGCGCTATGCTCCGACACCGGCCAAGCAAGACCTTGTCAGTGACTACTTCCAGGACTACGGCCTGGTGACGGGAGCTCCTTGGGCTGGTGGTTTGGTGATGCCCGTCGCGGGTACGGTAGCCGATGCATCAGCTGCCCTTGGGGTCGCCTTTGACCAAGTACATCTTTCGGGAGGTAGGAGTGTCGTTGTCGCCGACGCCTACCCCAAGCTGCCCGAAGCGATCGATGACCTTGTCGATGGGGTCACTGGCCTCTTTGCCAATGGTTACTTCCCGGTGACCCCCAAGGGTGCGCGAGCGAACAGATCGCTCACCTGTTCTGGACTCAGTCAAAAGAACACGCCGAGCGGTGGCTTTTCGCCAGCGGTAGTTGCAAAGTATTATCACCTGTCGCGGTCACGTCTTCCACACCCGGTCACCGTCGGGATCGCCGAGTTTGGGAGTGTGACACCCTCGTTGGATCAGAGTATCATTCGCTTTGCACGTTGCCTGAGGGAACCAGTGCATCTGGCGACCGTTGCAGTTGATGGTGGTTCAGACAACACCAGCTATGCGCACCTTGAGGAGGTGGCACTCGACGTCGAGACGCTGATCGCCTACGCTCCCGGGGCACATCTGCTGGTCTATACCGCGAGTGCTGGTGATGCTGATGCGTTGTATCTGCGCATGGTGAGTCAGGATCGCGCCAGTATTCTTTTGACCACGTGGGGGTCCTGCGAGAGCGATACCCCTCCCCAACAGCTCACGATCGAAGAGCTGGCCTTTGCACAGGCCACACTGCAGGGACAGACGGTGGTGGCGGCTAGCGGTGATGATGGGTCATCGGATTGTCTCGCCACGAGGGGTGGAGATGGGCTCTCGGTCGACGATCCTGCCTCGCAGCCGATGGTGACTGCGGTCGGTGGCGAGCAGTTCACCACCCCACTAGGCCCCGCTGCTCGACCTTGGGTGTGGAATGATCAGACCTACGCTGGCGCGAGCGGTGGCGGAGTCTCGCATGTCTTTGTTGAACCCCCCTACCAGCGCGGTGTCTACGCTGGTGTAAGAGGAGTCCATCAACTCTGTCATCTCAGTGCGGGTTGTCGGCTTGTGCCCGATGTCGCGATGATAGCGGTTGGTGGAGAGATCGATGTACCGAGAGGCGGATGGACCTTGTTGGGGGGTACGAGCCTGGCGGCATCCGTCTTCGCAGCTGGCCTCGCCGAGGTCGAGGCCCATGCCTCCGCAAGACTCGGACTCATTAACCCTTGGCTCTATCGCCTCTCCAACCATGGTTGGGTTTTCACGCCGGTGCACAGGGGAGGTAACGATTTTCGTCATCTACACCCAGGTCGATTCCTGGCGGGTGGCCACTTCAGCCTGGCGACGGGGCTTGGAACACCGAATTTTGCTCTGCTCACCCGCGCACTTGCCGACTGGAGGGATGGACGGAGTGGGGATGCAGCGGATTGGGTTCGCACGTCAGCGACACTGCATCTCCGTGAAGTCTCGGGCAGGTTCTAA
- the rmuC gene encoding DNA recombination protein RmuC, with protein sequence MVYLAVLLAAVVGLLLGYLIGRRGKGESSTLMDECRDLREQMSVKSTELGEAQQTIARLEERLSATALAKEELDRSIEYAHSLLAARVSTTMQGYTEELATRAEKTFSATAKTSFEHLVQPVDEELKRLNTELRDLQDNRREQFGALGKSLEDLMTIHLPQLRAQTDSLVKALRQPTVRGGWGEVQLRRVIELAGMTRYCDFEEQPTLSDDTGRSRPDVVIHLPGNRSIAVDAKVPLDAFLRMTEAETDEERLTLRAAHAHQLQVMVHDLASRRYGERLHNSLDFVVLFLPGEAFLSEALAAQPSLLEEAFTQSVIIASPTTLLPLLKAVAFGWRSEALEENAAQIAAIGRDLYQRLGTFRDHLARMGGGLASAVKAYNDGVGSLDRRVLPSARRFLDHGVEGREGELEELDTVSDSLRLVDPAVIPVEHPKS encoded by the coding sequence ATGGTCTACCTAGCGGTACTCCTGGCGGCTGTGGTCGGATTGCTTCTTGGCTACCTCATTGGTCGCCGAGGGAAGGGTGAGAGTTCCACCCTAATGGATGAGTGCCGAGATCTACGCGAGCAGATGTCGGTGAAATCCACCGAGCTTGGTGAAGCACAACAGACGATCGCACGGCTCGAAGAACGACTCAGCGCCACGGCCCTCGCGAAAGAAGAGCTTGACCGATCTATCGAGTACGCCCACAGCCTGCTGGCAGCGAGGGTCTCAACGACCATGCAGGGGTACACCGAGGAGCTTGCCACACGAGCAGAGAAGACCTTCTCCGCCACGGCAAAGACCTCTTTTGAGCACCTTGTTCAACCGGTCGATGAGGAACTCAAGCGACTCAATACCGAGCTGCGCGATCTCCAGGACAATCGGCGGGAACAGTTCGGGGCGCTTGGTAAGTCACTCGAGGATCTCATGACGATCCATCTCCCACAACTCAGGGCGCAGACCGACAGTTTGGTCAAGGCGCTACGCCAACCGACAGTACGCGGAGGATGGGGTGAGGTGCAGCTTCGTCGGGTCATCGAACTCGCCGGCATGACTCGATACTGTGACTTCGAAGAACAACCAACCCTCAGCGATGACACCGGACGCAGTCGTCCCGATGTGGTCATCCACCTACCAGGGAACCGGTCCATCGCGGTCGATGCGAAAGTACCCCTTGATGCGTTTCTCCGGATGACGGAGGCCGAAACCGACGAAGAACGTCTCACGCTACGGGCGGCGCATGCCCATCAACTCCAGGTGATGGTGCACGATCTTGCCTCCCGTCGCTACGGTGAGCGACTACATAACAGCCTTGACTTCGTCGTCCTCTTCCTCCCAGGTGAGGCCTTCCTCAGCGAAGCACTTGCCGCACAACCGTCCCTTCTTGAGGAGGCTTTTACGCAATCGGTGATCATCGCATCGCCGACCACCCTGCTGCCACTGCTGAAGGCCGTTGCTTTTGGCTGGCGATCGGAGGCACTCGAAGAAAATGCGGCACAGATCGCTGCGATCGGTCGTGATCTCTATCAACGCTTGGGTACCTTCCGAGATCACCTTGCCAGAATGGGTGGGGGGCTCGCCTCGGCCGTGAAGGCCTACAATGACGGCGTCGGCTCCCTCGATCGTCGGGTTCTACCCTCAGCGAGACGCTTTCTCGACCATGGGGTCGAGGGGAGAGAGGGTGAGCTCGAAGAGCTCGATACTGTTAGCGATTCTCTGCGCCTCGTCGACCCAGCCGTCATCCCTGTCGAGCATCCCAAGTCCTAG
- a CDS encoding bifunctional adenosylcobinamide kinase/adenosylcobinamide-phosphate guanylyltransferase produces MSPTTLVLGGTRSGKSAFAESLLDDKPAVHYIATLAASSDPEFSERVAIHQRRRGPRFSVLELEEPRDLVRLLAFDDHPVLLDSIGTWLSRLDVCDAQGLATLTQQLVATLRVRRMPLVIVSEEVGLAVHPMTAAGRCFVDALGTLNQALAREAAHVFLVVAGIPLALDGYRGHE; encoded by the coding sequence ATGAGCCCAACGACTCTGGTGCTCGGGGGTACGCGTTCTGGCAAGTCAGCCTTTGCCGAGTCGCTCCTTGATGATAAGCCAGCGGTCCACTACATCGCCACCCTAGCGGCATCTTCGGACCCCGAGTTCAGCGAGCGTGTCGCGATTCATCAACGGCGCCGAGGGCCCCGATTCTCTGTGCTTGAGCTCGAGGAGCCTCGTGATCTGGTGCGTCTGCTGGCCTTTGATGATCATCCAGTGCTGCTCGATTCCATTGGAACTTGGTTATCACGCCTGGACGTCTGTGATGCACAAGGACTCGCAACATTGACGCAACAACTTGTTGCCACTCTGCGGGTGCGACGTATGCCGCTGGTGATCGTCTCCGAGGAGGTAGGGTTGGCCGTCCATCCCATGACCGCAGCTGGCCGCTGCTTTGTCGATGCGTTAGGAACCCTGAATCAGGCACTCGCTCGCGAGGCGGCGCATGTCTTCCTGGTGGTGGCCGGGATTCCTCTCGCGCTCGATGGGTATCGTGGGCATGAGTAA
- a CDS encoding winged helix-turn-helix domain-containing protein translates to MTTKTPALGDSDIGVVAALMGEPARAAVLMALLDGRALAASTLAAEAGVSASTISAHLARLVDGGLISVEASGRHRYFRLSRSEVAQALEALACLAPCRPIRSLRQDTHARAIREARTCYDHLAGRLGVALLEALVRDGVLVASQSKRARESDPILGAGRSFDYLLTDEGRSRLLGLGVQLVSSSRRPLTRYCLDWSEQRPHLAGALGGALLLRFLDLGWIVRGERRVVKVTQSGRSHLAQEFGIVIDG, encoded by the coding sequence GTGACGACAAAAACACCAGCGCTTGGCGACAGTGACATAGGGGTTGTGGCTGCCTTGATGGGAGAACCCGCTCGTGCAGCGGTGCTCATGGCGCTGCTCGACGGTAGGGCCTTGGCCGCGAGCACGCTAGCCGCAGAGGCTGGCGTGAGCGCCTCTACGATATCGGCCCACCTGGCTCGGCTCGTCGACGGGGGATTGATCAGCGTCGAGGCCTCAGGGCGTCATCGCTACTTCCGTCTCTCTCGCAGCGAGGTCGCACAGGCGCTTGAGGCACTTGCCTGTCTTGCCCCCTGTCGCCCGATCCGATCCCTCCGCCAAGACACGCACGCAAGGGCGATTCGTGAGGCTCGAACCTGCTACGACCACCTCGCCGGGCGCCTGGGTGTGGCGCTCTTGGAGGCGCTTGTTCGTGACGGAGTTCTTGTGGCTAGCCAGAGCAAGCGAGCCAGGGAGTCGGATCCCATCCTCGGAGCGGGACGATCTTTTGACTACCTTCTCACCGATGAGGGCAGATCACGTCTGCTAGGACTCGGAGTCCAACTCGTTAGTTCCTCGAGGCGTCCATTAACCCGCTACTGTCTGGACTGGAGTGAACAGCGTCCACACCTCGCCGGCGCACTGGGAGGTGCACTGCTCCTACGTTTTCTTGATCTTGGCTGGATTGTCCGTGGCGAGCGCCGAGTCGTGAAGGTGACTCAATCTGGCCGGTCTCATCTCGCTCAAGAGTTTGGCATCGTTATTGACGGTTGA
- a CDS encoding CopG family transcriptional regulator, giving the protein MNKKIDDILAEEGTAAEHYDGEDTMPQGVAITRPNIGRPTVVSVRLSANEHARLQQAAEEANLSISTLIRIWALDRLHAEEEEHDGLSVVERLRRLEHVVFQQSM; this is encoded by the coding sequence GTGAATAAAAAGATCGACGACATACTCGCCGAGGAGGGGACAGCGGCGGAGCACTACGATGGCGAAGACACCATGCCTCAGGGGGTCGCGATCACGAGGCCGAACATCGGTCGACCCACCGTGGTGTCGGTTCGACTGTCTGCCAACGAGCACGCACGCCTTCAGCAGGCTGCCGAAGAGGCGAACCTCTCCATCTCAACGCTGATCCGCATCTGGGCACTCGACCGGCTCCATGCTGAGGAAGAAGAGCACGACGGCTTAAGCGTGGTCGAGCGCCTTCGTCGACTCGAGCACGTTGTCTTCCAACAATCCATGTGA
- a CDS encoding aldo/keto reductase has translation MKDFIGGEFAIGETLRVGRLGYGAMQITGPGVWGPPRDLDEAKRVLRRAVELGVTLIDTADSYGPYISEELIHEALHPYPAGLAIATKAGLVRTGPGVWVPVGRPAYLRQEAEMSLRRLGVDRLDLFQLHRVDPDVPLADQVGLLAELQAEGKVDRIGLSEVTVSQIEEARTYATIDSVQNLYNVANRQSEEVLQYCEASGIAFIPWFPIQTGALAQGDGALGEVARELGVSPAQVALAWLLAKSPVMLPIPGTSSVAHVEENIAAAEIELTVEQLARLDGLAS, from the coding sequence ATGAAAGATTTTATCGGTGGAGAGTTTGCGATCGGTGAAACATTGCGAGTAGGAAGGCTTGGCTACGGCGCGATGCAGATCACAGGTCCTGGAGTCTGGGGACCTCCTCGAGATCTAGACGAGGCGAAGCGGGTGCTGCGCCGAGCGGTCGAACTCGGGGTGACGCTGATCGACACGGCAGATTCTTATGGACCCTATATCAGCGAAGAGCTCATCCATGAGGCACTGCATCCGTATCCCGCAGGGCTGGCGATCGCAACGAAGGCGGGTCTCGTACGTACTGGACCGGGTGTCTGGGTGCCGGTGGGTCGTCCAGCCTACCTTCGACAGGAGGCGGAGATGAGTCTTCGCCGACTTGGTGTTGATCGGTTGGATCTTTTCCAACTCCATCGCGTTGACCCCGATGTCCCCTTGGCAGACCAGGTCGGGCTCTTGGCGGAACTTCAAGCAGAGGGCAAGGTGGATAGGATTGGCCTATCGGAGGTCACGGTATCCCAGATTGAGGAGGCGCGGACCTACGCCACAATTGATTCGGTTCAGAACCTCTATAACGTGGCCAATCGCCAGTCTGAGGAGGTTCTTCAGTACTGTGAAGCATCGGGTATCGCGTTCATCCCCTGGTTCCCGATTCAGACAGGGGCACTTGCGCAAGGTGACGGTGCGCTCGGTGAGGTGGCACGCGAGCTCGGTGTAAGCCCAGCACAGGTCGCATTGGCCTGGCTGCTCGCAAAATCACCGGTGATGCTTCCAATACCTGGAACCTCCAGTGTGGCCCACGTCGAGGAGAATATCGCCGCAGCGGAGATCGAGCTCACAGTGGAGCAGTTGGCGCGACTGGATGGCCTAGCCTCGTAG
- a CDS encoding DUF962 domain-containing protein: MTDEFWLTYLRAHSRRSTRVLHYFGSALAIVVLARARRPRDLVAVPIAGYVPAWFAHFFIEHNRPETFAHPFASLLADYRMLALAMAGRLGPHLARAHNELTPDE; encoded by the coding sequence ATGACTGACGAATTTTGGTTGACGTATCTGCGTGCACACTCGCGTCGGTCGACGCGAGTGCTCCACTATTTTGGTTCGGCACTAGCGATCGTCGTCCTCGCGCGGGCGCGGCGGCCACGCGACCTCGTCGCCGTGCCCATCGCCGGTTATGTCCCTGCCTGGTTTGCCCATTTCTTCATCGAACACAATAGACCAGAGACGTTTGCGCACCCTTTTGCGTCACTGCTGGCTGACTACCGGATGCTCGCTCTCGCGATGGCCGGACGCCTCGGTCCTCACCTTGCGCGAGCTCACAATGAGCTCACCCCCGACGAGTGA
- a CDS encoding MFS transporter has protein sequence MGGGLLNRDLLVSVLATSMASIPAFLVGALAVEIRQSFSVTTAELGLAVTSYYLGAALWAVPSGRVAERMGGVRVLKLTPVIGGVLLAAIALLSSSWWLLALLLFPCGMVSAATATASNLFLARRGKPGKQGATFGIKQAAVPFASLLGGLAVPALALTVGWRWAFGLAAILSITTAILVPRPPQPRSKVARHGTRALPAIDKLPITLLAIGIGLGVFSASGMAAFLVSGTVHAGISKSAAGFIAALAGATTVVVRITSGFLADRRDSSHFSVIAIMMLIGAVGYASLALGQHLGLAVLLVPGAVIALGVGWGWNGLFNFAVIDKHRATPARATGMTQLGGRLGGMLGPTIIGLCIDHFSYSAGWLLAATTCGLAAVAVVAGSHLLEQRTAT, from the coding sequence ATGGGAGGTGGTCTCCTCAACAGGGATCTCCTGGTCTCTGTCCTTGCGACCAGCATGGCATCGATCCCCGCATTCCTCGTCGGTGCTCTCGCGGTCGAGATCCGTCAGTCTTTTTCGGTGACCACCGCCGAGCTCGGCCTCGCCGTCACGAGTTACTATCTCGGCGCAGCCCTCTGGGCGGTACCCTCTGGTCGAGTAGCCGAACGCATGGGAGGGGTGCGGGTCCTGAAGCTCACCCCTGTCATTGGAGGCGTCCTCCTCGCTGCGATCGCACTCTTGTCCTCCTCCTGGTGGCTACTCGCCCTCCTCCTTTTCCCCTGCGGGATGGTCAGCGCCGCCACCGCCACCGCCTCGAACCTCTTCTTGGCGAGGCGAGGTAAACCCGGCAAGCAGGGTGCCACCTTTGGTATCAAGCAAGCAGCGGTTCCCTTTGCCTCCTTACTCGGTGGTCTCGCTGTTCCGGCACTTGCGCTTACCGTGGGTTGGCGCTGGGCCTTTGGACTCGCCGCCATCCTCTCCATCACCACGGCGATCTTGGTGCCACGGCCCCCGCAGCCACGATCCAAGGTTGCGAGGCATGGCACAAGAGCACTGCCAGCGATCGACAAACTGCCGATCACCTTGCTCGCCATTGGTATCGGACTTGGGGTTTTTAGCGCATCCGGCATGGCTGCCTTTCTGGTCTCTGGTACCGTCCATGCGGGTATCTCCAAAAGTGCCGCCGGCTTTATTGCCGCCCTCGCCGGAGCCACGACCGTAGTGGTGCGCATCACCAGCGGTTTTCTCGCTGATCGTCGCGACTCCTCCCATTTCTCGGTCATCGCCATCATGATGCTCATCGGTGCCGTTGGTTATGCAAGCCTCGCGCTTGGGCAACACCTAGGGCTGGCCGTGCTCCTCGTACCCGGTGCGGTCATTGCTCTTGGTGTCGGCTGGGGATGGAACGGACTCTTTAACTTCGCTGTGATCGACAAACATCGTGCAACCCCAGCCAGAGCGACGGGTATGACCCAGTTGGGAGGTCGACTCGGCGGAATGCTGGGTCCAACCATCATCGGCCTGTGTATCGATCACTTCAGCTACAGTGCGGGGTGGTTGCTTGCAGCGACCACCTGTGGCTTAGCCGCGGTAGCTGTCGTGGCCGGAAGTCACCTGCTGGAACAACGAACGGCCACGTGA
- a CDS encoding maleylpyruvate isomerase N-terminal domain-containing protein gives MTNSPGPRSPLDPITTHYLSSEQEAFLETLENTPPDALTACELWRTHELVAHLTAGAIEISLNLEAALDGLPIPVTRSFEEREAPYREMADQRLRNELLTSLERVSRVLHAMLVEDPDAVVPWNGRSMVVATFVTHLRSELALHRWDLRGDDEIGFTLLSQPELTAHAVTVLGTVLVDQTARWTRPAGSLIVGTLDAPSVVVSQESNGRQLVFGDDDSDPTIVADTAARLLLLWGRMPNDPRRVSAPGGPNAVAELRALLSGY, from the coding sequence ATGACAAACTCTCCTGGCCCTCGCAGCCCCCTCGACCCTATCACGACTCACTATCTCTCCTCTGAACAGGAAGCATTTTTGGAGACTCTAGAGAACACACCGCCGGATGCACTTACTGCCTGTGAGCTTTGGCGAACCCATGAACTCGTAGCTCACTTAACGGCGGGAGCCATTGAGATCTCATTGAATCTCGAGGCTGCACTTGATGGCCTGCCGATCCCAGTGACCCGTTCCTTTGAGGAGCGTGAGGCACCGTACCGGGAGATGGCAGATCAGCGTTTGCGCAACGAGTTGCTCACCTCTTTGGAACGCGTCTCTCGGGTCCTTCATGCCATGCTCGTAGAGGATCCCGACGCAGTGGTCCCCTGGAACGGTCGATCAATGGTAGTCGCTACCTTTGTTACCCATCTGCGTAGCGAGTTGGCGCTGCATCGATGGGATCTGCGGGGCGATGATGAGATTGGCTTTACGCTCCTCTCACAGCCGGAGCTCACCGCACATGCGGTCACGGTACTCGGGACGGTACTCGTTGATCAGACCGCTAGATGGACAAGACCGGCGGGTTCGCTCATCGTTGGAACACTAGATGCACCTAGCGTTGTGGTCAGCCAGGAGAGTAATGGCCGTCAGTTGGTCTTTGGGGACGACGACTCCGATCCGACGATTGTGGCCGACACGGCAGCAAGGTTACTCCTTCTGTGGGGAAGAATGCCCAACGACCCACGCCGCGTGAGCGCTCCTGGTGGTCCAAACGCAGTAGCCGAGCTCAGAGCGCTTCTCTCTGGATATTGA